A single region of the Fusarium fujikuroi IMI 58289 draft genome, chromosome FFUJ_chr05 genome encodes:
- a CDS encoding related to integral membrane protein: MKLFAILRLFILILPSIFRQVGASSPTTAQRLEDASQCAIKCFSQFVDKPTFSTANKVRICDDHKLSNTVASCIHTACPIRDLFGRNFSRSALQGSGYSHGRLWADFLKLEQTNCGRPELDNDHNIRGINYTILGIAVFSIVLRTVTKSYHFSRWGADDYLIIAASVFTGVQCIIMGLMTFAGLGRNIWTLDDSTITTFHIYLLVVQYAYVLSLCLIKLSILYFFLRTFPDPKFRLIIKCTIAFNIVTTIIVTICGALQRQPIKLLWDGWKEYPPRGITLNIPAIIFFHAGVNIALDIWMFALPLTQLYSLGLQPKKKAGVMVIFGVGIFLIAASCIRIPYLLDFTRTLNTSSDAQGFVVWSNIESGVGILVACMPHMQPIFRAIAARGRSWNILPKSSSSSTEGIFVQRSLATIKMSRTDGTTLLEPDDLVLHDTGGLLSEPSSAKVDSKFGSLSETGTSR; this comes from the exons ATGAAGCTATTCGCGATATTACGTTTATTCATTCTTATTCTACCGTCTATATTCCGGCAAGTCGGCGCTAGCTCACCGACCACTGCTCAGAGACTAGAGGACGCGTCGCAATGTGCC ATCAAATGTTTCTCGCAATTCGTTGATAAGCCGACATTCTCGACCGCCAACAAGGTGCGAATATGCGACGATCATAAACTCAGCAATACGGTAGCCAGCTGTATCCACACAGCATGCCCGATACGAGACTTATTCGGTAggaacttctcaagatcGGCTTTACAAGGATCAGGATACTCACATGGACGGTTGTGGGCAGATtttctcaagcttgagcagACAAACTGCGGCAGACCAGAGCTCGACAACGACCACAATATTAGGGGGATCAACTACACGATCCTTGGGATAGCGGTGTTTTCTATCGTCCTTCGAACTGTCACGAAATCATATCACTTTTCACGATGGGGTGCTGACGATTACCTCATCATCGCGGCTTCG GTCTTTACTGGAGTTCAATGCATCATCATGGGCCTAA TGACATTTGCAGGGTTGGGCCGGAATATCTGGACACTGGACGACAGTACCATTACCACGTTTCACATC TACCTCCTCGTCGTTCAATACGCCTACGTTCTAAGTCTCTGTCTCATCAAACTCTCAATACTGTACTTCTTTCTCCGAACATTCCCAGACCCAAAATTCAGATTGATCATCAAGTGCACCATCgccttcaacatcgtcacGACAATCATCGTCACCATATGCGGCGCACTGCAGCGACAGCCAATTAAATTGCTCTGGGATGGATGGAAAGAGTATCCGCCTCGCGGGATCACACTCAATATTCCGgcaatcatcttcttccacgcTGGTGTCAACATTGCTCTCGATATCTGGATGTTTGCGTTACCGTTGACGCAGTTGTATTCTTTGGGGCTTCagccgaagaagaaggccggcgTTATGGTAATTTTTGGTGTTGGTATTTT TCTCATTGCAGCCAGCTGTATCCGCATCCCTTATCTACTCGATTTCACAAGAACATTGAATACATCCT CCGACGCACAAGGCTTCGTCGTATGGTCCAATATCGAAAGTGGCGTAGGTATCTTGGTAGCTTGTATGCCTCACATGCAACCAATCTTCCGCGCTATCGCAGCACGAGGACGGTCATGGAACATTCTACCCAAAAGCTCGAGCAGTAGCACAGAGGGGATTTTTGTTCAAAGATCTCTGGCGACTATTAAGATGTCGCGGACTGATGGAACTACTTTACTTGAACCGGATGACTTGGTGCTGCATGATACAGGGGGTTTGTTGAGTGAACCTAGTTCGGCGAAGGTTGATAG
- a CDS encoding related to ankyrin 3 — MSGIEVVGLVSGILTILETIGKLSDALKNAKDLPPAFREVADKLPIVRDILQAVEKHLSTSADQGADEAIKAVLKHCREKAEKLEKLFKAVEPSEDSSSFKRYALMVRSLGKGNRVEVLSKGMMEDVKLLVQNHAAQAATEAQVAKLSEAIRVMSSMEFSLPEEEAISQTHYGSGDNVAGNKYAGNHNENSGSGTAYFAPVTQHVHSRPPRKLSLSEHLIRSLSFKEMNTRPIEIKIEAAGTCRWIFQHKVYKTWESCDRSLLWIKGKPGSGKSTLLRYVLDNTIASKSRKEMPLVLSFFFNGRGTELQKTPDGLYRSLLCQLQSKIPEALEAMEITIKQRYTPLATSDEPWEWKTSELRHYTQIAFWRTLEIHPIILFVDALDECGQKSAEELADEFNSLLHRPLSDRLKYFRICFTCRHYPILNLNCTLRICIDTENAKDISLFVENKLSSFQEQTGSKIADYISKHAEGVFLWASLVVTRVMSLYQEQIGILKIESEVRQIPQTLEKLYSEIIDRIEQDSIDLIECICFAARPLTLLELYSAVSLAHQEFKSLLEFENEEEFRIHAAAMEWRITKLGRGLVEYKPTEGIVQFIHQSVKDFFVDKGLPSLHKSTDTEQTAISAHYRLTQICVRYLEMLHDHLTANEDQWRKPKWDSKFPFLSYAKRLWIFHANHIPDNLQESFRWPSDASLGRLGRTTLKFENWVQYMTYNPIQTRIIHIISRNGWIGALKGILTRADEDGVKVDLEVQDYWGDTPLAIAASSGHVAVVKSLLDNGAKQHQKNLYGQTPLHYAVQHGDIGLIELFLETGAWRDRDVLDMYGYTPLSYAVENGNIAAIELLLKIGSRVDNNYIVEGMCRSRSIYSGKWLAYSGRVLYSSINVLVNLTALLGLVGATIVWLGIGKWACVEAVVYPGVARTVWRSRTRKPTESWRTPLSHAADLGNQAAVRLLLEYNARPEDKDKDGETPLSRAEKNDRKEVMQILRDSMGQG; from the exons ATGTCAGGCATCGAGGTAGTCGGTCTAGTCTCTGGGATTCTCACAATTCTTGAGACCATCGGCAAGCTTTCCGATGCCCTCAAAAACGCCAAGGACCTACCACCAGCATTTCGTGAAGTGGCCGACAAGTTACCCATCGTTCGAGACATCCTCCAAGCTGTCGAAAAGCACCTAAGCACTTCAGCAGATCAAGGAGCGGACGAGGCCATAAAGGCGGTTTTGAAACATTGTAGGGAAAAggccgagaagctggagaaatTATTTAAGGCTGTTGAGCCCTCTGAAGATTCATCTAGTTTTAAGCGTTATGCCTTGATGGTGCGGTCTCTGGGCAAGGGAAACCGTGTAGAGGTCTTGTCTAAAGGGATGATGGAGGATGTGAAACTCTTGGTACAAAACCATGCGGCCCAAGCAGCCACTGAGGCTCAGGTTGCGAAGCTCTCCGAGGCCATTCGGGTTATGTCTAGCATGGAGTTCTCACTaccagaggaggaagctaTCAGCCAGACACATTACGGATCTGGAGATAATGTCGCTGGGAATAAGTACGCCGGCAATCATAACGAAAACAGCGGTTCCGGCACTGCTTACTTTGCCCCCGTTACACAGCATG TACACTCCCGACCACCTAGAAAGCTGAGTCTCTCGGAGCACCTCATCAGATCGCTTTCCTTCAAAGAAATGAATACTCGGCCGATAGAGATCAAGATTGAAGCCGCCGGTACCTGCCGTTGGATTTTCCAACACAAAGTTTACAAGACATGGGAATCCTGCGATCGATCTCTATTGTGGATTAAAGGGAAGCCTGGGTCTGGGAAGTCGACGTTGTTGCGATACGTCCTTGACAATACCATAGCATCGAAAAGCCGGAAAGAGATGCCTCTGGTCCTGTCCTTCTTTTTCAATGGCCGTGGTACCGAACTCCAAAAAACGCCAGATGGCCTCTATCGCTCGCTCCTCTGCCAGTTGCAAAGCAAGATTCCTGAGGCACTAGAGGCCATGGAAATAACAATCAAGCAAAGATATACTCCACTAGCCACATCGGACGAGCCTTGGGAGTGGAAAACATCTGAGCTCCGTCACTACACCCAGATTGCATTTTGGAGGACTTTGGAAATTCACCCCATAATATTATTCGTTGATGCTCTAGACGAATGCGGCCAAAAGAGCGCAGAGGAATTGGCTGACGAGTTCAATTCTCTGCTACACAGACCCTTATCGGACCGTCTAAAATATTTTCGTATCTGCTTCACATGTCGTCACTATcctattctcaacctcaattgTACACTCAGGATATGTATTGACACAGAGAACGCGAAAGACATATCCCTCTTCGTTGAGAATAAACTGAGTTCATTCCAGGAACAGACAGGGTCGAAGATTGCTGACTACATCTCGAAGCACGCCGAAGGCGTATTTCTATGGGCGAGTCTTGTTGTGACCAGAGTGATGAGCCTCTATCAAGAGCAGATAGGCATACTAAAGATCGAGTCTGAAGTCCGTCAGATCCCTCAAACCTTGGAGAAACTCTATAGTGAAATCATCGACAGAATTGAGCAGGACTCCATCGACCTTATCGAATGCATTTGCTTTGCTGCAAGGCCTTTAACTCTGCTTGAGTTATATTCAGCTGTGTCTCTAGCTCACCAGGAGTTTAAATCGTTACTAGAATTCGAAAATGAGGAGGAATTTCGGATACACGCCGCTGCCATGGAATGGAGAATTACAAAGCTCGGGCGCGGACTCGTCGAGTACAAGCCCACTGAGGGAATCGTTCAATTCATTCACCAGTCTGTGAAGGACTTTTTCGTCGATAAGGGACTGCCATCTCTCCATAAAAGCACTGATACAGAACAAACAGCCATATCAGCACACTATCGGTTGACTCAGATCTGCGTTCGATATCTGGAGATGCTACACGATCACCTGACAGCAAATGAAGATCAATGGAGAAAACCAAAATGGGATTCAAAATTCCCCTTTCTGTCATATGCGAAACGTTTGTGGATATTTCATGCAAATCATATTCCGGACAATCTTCAGGAGTCATTCCGTTGGCCCTCAGATGCGTCTCTGGGCCGCTTGGGTCGAACAACTCTGAAATTTGAGAATTGGGTCCAATATATGACATATAACCCAATACAGACAAGAATAATTCACATAATATCGCGGAATGGATGGATAGGAGCCTTGAAGGGCATTCTAACGAGggcagatgaggatggcgtCAAAGTCGACTTGGAAGTGCAAGACTATTGGGGTGACACACCGCTTGCTATTGCTGCATCATCTGGCCACGTGGCTGTTGTGAAAAGCCTTTTAGACAATGGCGCCAAACAACACCAGAAAAATCTGTATGGGCAGACGCCGCTTCATTATGCTGTGCAGCATGGTGATATAGGTCTTATAGAGCTATTTCTTGAAACAGGCGCTTGGCGAGATAGAGATGTTTTGGATATGTATGGTTACACGCCACTTTCCTATGCTGTAGAGAATGGTAATATCGCAGCGATCGAGCTCCTGCTCAAAATAGGCTCCCGAGTTGACAATAACTACATAGTAGAGGGCATGTGCCGTTCTAGGTCAATTTATTCGGGAAAATGGCTGGCATATAGTGGAAGGGTCTTATATTCGAGCATTAATGTG CTCGTGAATCTAACTGCGTTGCTTGGATTAGTTGGGGCTACCATCGTTTGGCTTGGG ATTGGAAAATGGGCGTGTGTCGAAGCAGTAGTATATCCGGGCGTTGCTAGG ACGGTCTGGAGGTCGCGAACGAGAAAGCCCACAGAGAGTTGGAGAACTCCGCTATCTCATGCTGCCGACTTAGGCAACCAGGCAGCTGTTCGTCTTTTACTTGAGTATAACGCTCGGCCAGAAGACAAGGATAAAGATGGCGAGACACCTCTATCTCGAGCTGAGAAGAACGATAGAAAAGAGGTCATGCAGATCCTTCGCGATAGTATGGGCCAAGGGTAA
- a CDS encoding probable NCP1-NADPH-cytochrome P450 reductase yields MEAETVTAPGDVPVFDMMPAVLTAVLVSLIAYFGHGPLHELLFQTSTKTKSLGADSDDESDVSSDKCIVKRLEEEEKNCVVLFGSQSGNAQEFAEKLGREAHTRFSLRSIVAEIDDYTYQNLHKLPENTIVFFILASYGDGEPTDNSEQFYNFLTDEDDDGPFDRLREHGLQNLSYSAFGLGNSSYAHFNAVVRKVDERLQLCGARRLGPVGEADDGKGTNAEDFIEWKDKMWPQVMEAFGLVERDAGEREPAFEVVEIPNHHGPIFQADYTDRNLAQQAQAVTNHCFAPISDSKLLSDAGGRSYIHVELDIKNTKLDYETGDHLSVSPINSDIEVERFLRVFGLWDKRHETIRVRSLSDDLNPPFPSPCSYESAARFYIDICGPVSREVVSAFANSVSNAKQKTTLRQLGKDKEAFLALTEGSYYNVASMMETLFPGETVDVPFAIIIEAMPKLQPRYYSISSSSALDAGKVSITVAIESFPIQKTNRHFSGVATNFILDAASTGNEVLSRSRMQPIPYTLTTKRPHLQASLSTFVRTSTFRLPSDPTIPILMVGPGTGVAPFRGFVRERVAMHRQGTSFAPMTLFNGCRKRTEDFLYEKEWKAYASELGSKFRMYTAFSREQKHKVYVQDLILQQSKDIASLIQNGGHVYVCGDVGMGRGVTETLCKVLASETSMSLDDAQRELSDMRHSHRYQEDVW; encoded by the exons ATGGAAGCAGAAACGGTGACC GCTCCCGGTGATGTACCTGTCTTCGATATGATGCCGGCGGTGTTGACCGCAGTGCTCGTCTCACTAATCGCCTATTTCGGCCACGGCCCCCTTCACGAACTCCTCTTCCAAACCTCAACAAAGACGAAATCGCTCGGGGCAGATAGTGACGATGAGTCTGATGTCTCTAGCGATAAATGTATTGTGAAGAGActagaagaggaagaaaagaactGTGTCGTCCTTTTTGGGTCTCAAAGCGGAAACGCACAAGAATTcgccgagaagcttggtCGTGAAGCACATACCCGGTTTTCCCTACGTTCCATAGTCGCCGAGATCGACGATTACACTTACCAGAACTTGCATAAACTGCCTGAAAACACAATCGTATTCTTTATCCTTGCTTCATATGGCGACGGAGAGCCAACGGATAATTCGGAGCAGTTTTACAACTTCTTgactgatgaggacgacgacggaCCGTTCGACAGACTTCGGGAACATGGCCTTCAGAACCTCTCGTACTCCGCTTTTGGGTTGGGAAACAGTAGTTACGCTCATTTTAATGCCGTGGTCCGTAAAGTCGATGAGAGACTACAGCTCTGCGGTGCCAGACGCCTTGGCCCTGTTGGCGAAGCTGACGATGGCAAGGGAACAAACGCCGAGGATTTTATCGAGTGGAAAGACAAAATGTGGCCTCAAGTCATGGAAGCCTTTGGCCTGGTTGAGCGAGATGCTGGAGAGCGAGAGCCTGCTTTCGAGGTGGTTGAGATACCTAACCACCATGGCCCAATCTTCCAGGCAGATTACACAGACAGGAATCTCGCACAACAGGCACAAGCAGTTACAAACCACTGCTTTGCGCCTATTTCGGACTCAAAGCTTCTTTCAGATGCTGGTGGCCGGTCATACATACATGTCGAGCTGGATATTAAGAACACCAAGCTTGACTATGAGACTGGCGACCATCTCTCTGTTTCTCCAATCAATTCCGATATCGAAGTCGAGCGCTTCTTGAGGGTATTCGGGTTATGGGACAAGCGACACGAGACCATCCGCGTGAGATCGCTCTCGGACGATCTGAATCCTCCATTCCCATCCCCGTGCAGCTACGAGTCTGCAGCACGTTTTTATATCGATATCTGCGGGCCTGTCTCTCGCGAAGTCGTATCCGCTTTCGCGAACTCCGTTTCGAATGCTAAGCAGAAGACCACGCTTCGTCAACTCGGCAAGGATAAAGAGGCATTCTTGGCCCTTACGGAGGGTAGCTATTACAATGTTGCATCCATGATGGAGACTTTGTTTCCCGGGGAAACCGTCGATGTTCCCTTTGCTATCATCATCGAGGCGATGCCTAAGCTGCAGCCGAGATACTACTccatatcttcttcttccgccCTTGATGCTGGTAAAGTCTCTATCACTGTGGCTATCGAGTCGTTTCCCATTCAAAAGACAAATCGACATTTCTCAGGCGTTGCGACGAACTTCATCTTGGATGCTGCTTCCACGGGAAATGAAGTTTTATCAAGGAGCCGAATGCAGCCGATACCCTACACGCTGACAACGAAACGCCCTCACTTACAGGCCTCTCTCTCAACCTTTGTCCGTACGTCAACATTTCGACTACCGTCTGATCCGACAATACCTATCCTCATGGTTGGTCCTGGCACTGGCGTTGCCCCGTTCCGTGGATTTGTCAGAGAACGGGTCGCTATGCATCGGCAAGGTACAAGCTTTGCGCCCATGACGCTTTTTAATGGCTGCCGTAAGAGGACTGAAGACTTCTTATATGAAAAGGAGTGGAAG GCATATGCCTCTGAGCTGGGTTCCAAGTTCAGGATGTACACAGCATTCTCGCGAGAGCAGAAGCATAAGGTATACGTTCAAGATCTTATACTCCAGCAATCGAAGGACATAGCTTCGCTGATCCAGAACGGCGGGCACGTGTATGTTTGCGGCGACGTGGGCATGGGCCGAGGAGTGACAGAGACCCTGTGTAAGGTCCTTGCTTCTGAGACCAGTATGTCTTTGGATGATGCACAGAGGGAGTTGTCCGATATGCGACATTCACATCGATATCAG GAGGATGTCTGGTAG
- a CDS encoding probable acetylxylan esterase precursor, giving the protein MRASLDSTLLILANILAVKAQSCPDIHIFGARETSVAPGFGSAGQLVDMIKADHPGATSEAIDYPACGGQASCGGVQYGDSAKQGTQAVTTAVNGLNQRCPQTKIVLVGYSQGGQIMDNNICGGPDSGAGISDSSVPLSASAVQQVKAVIMLGDPRYVSGLSYGVGTCTAGGFDARPAGFTCPNADKVQIYCDSQDPFCCNGNDSNHHQQYVSIYGKEALAFVNSKL; this is encoded by the exons ATGCGCGCTTCTCTCGACTCCACTCTTCTTATCTTAGCCAATATTTTGGCGGTCAAGGCTCAGTCATGTCCTGACATTCACATTTTTGGTGCCCGTGAAACTTCAGTCGCACCAGGCTTTGGCTCAGCTGGTCAACTAGTCGATATGATCAAGGCTGATCACCCTGGCGCGACTTCAGAAGCTATCGACTACCCTGCTTGCGGTGGCCAGGCTTCATGTGGCGGCGTTCAGTACGGTGACTCTGCGAAGCAGGGAACTCAGGCTGTTACTACTGCTGTGAACGGTCTCAATCAACGCTGCCCTCAGACAAAGATTGTCCTGGTTGGGTACTCTCAG GGCGGCCAAATTATGGATAACAACATCTGTGGTGGTCCTGACTCTGGAGCTGGCATCTCTGACTCATCCGTCCCTCTGTCCGCCAGTGCAGTCCAACAGGTTAAGGCTGTCATAATGCTCGGCGACCCTCGATACGTGAGCGGTCTATCTTACGGAGTCGGCACCTGCACCGCCGGTGGC TTTGATGCCAGACCTGCGGGCTTCACCTGCCCCAATGCAGACAAGGTCCAGATCTACTGTGACTCTCAAGATCCCTTCTGCTGCAATGGAAACGACtccaaccaccaccagcaataCGTCAGCATTTACggaaaagaagctttggCATTTGTTAACAGCAAGCTCTAG